The genomic window TCGGCCGGCGTCCACCCGGTGAGCGCGACGACGCCGGCGGCGACGAGGACGGCCACCGAGCCGAGCGCGTCGCCGAGCACCTCGAGGTGCGCCCCGCGGACCGCGAGCGAGCCGCGGCGGCCGCGGTGCAGCAGCGCCAGCCCGGTGAGGTTGGCCGCCAGCCCCAGGGCGGCGACGGCGAGGACGACCCCGGAGGTGATCTCCGGCGGGTCGGCGATGCGGCGCACCGCCTCGACCAGCACCACCACCGCGACGGCGGCCAGCAGCAGCCCGTTGGCGACGGCGGCGAGGATCTCCACCCGCTGCCAGCCGAAGGTCCGGCGGCCCCGCGCGGGACGCTGCGCCAGCGTCACCGCACCGAGCGCCAGGCCCACGCCGAGCGCGTCGGTGGCCATGTGGCCGGCGTCGGCGAGCAGCGCCAGCGACCCGGAGACCAGCGCCCCGACCACCTCGGCGACCAGCACGGCCAGCGTCAGCCCGAGGACGACGGCCAGCCGCCCGCGGGAGGCACCCGCGGCGGTGCCGTGCGCGTGGCCGTGCGCGTGGCCGTGCGCGTGGCCGTGCGCGTGCCCGGCTCCCATCGGCCCACCTCCCCCTGCAGTGTCCTCGCCGACGGCGGCGCCCCCTGCCCGGACCTGCCGGGAGGGGGCGCGTTGTGGTGCCGGTGCGGGGACGCTAGACGGCGACGCCGCGGTCCCGCAGCCACGGGATCGGGTCGATCTTCTCGCCGTCGATGCCGCCGACGTGCACCTCGAAGTGCAGGTGCGGGCCGGTCGACTGGCCGCGGTTGCCGAGCAGCGCGATCGTGTCGCCGGCGCGGACCACCTGGCCGGGCTGCACGAGGATCTCCTCCATGTGCCCGTAGACGGTGACGTCGCCGTTCTCGTGCTGGATGTAGACCGCGTTGCCGAAACCGCTGGCGGGACCGGCCTCGAGGACGACACCGTCGGCGGCCGCGTACTCCGGGGTGAGCATCGGCGCGGCGAGGTCGATGCCGGCGTGCAGCGTGCCCCAGCGCGCACCGAAGGTGCTGGAGAGCCGCGCGCCGGCCACCGGCAGGACGGTCCTGGGCCGGGCGGCCTCCGCGGCCGCCGCGGCGGCGGCCTCCTGCACGGCCCGGTCGGCGTCGGCCTGGACCTGGGCCGCAGCGGCCTCCTGCGCCTCGCGGGCGTTCCGGCTGGCGGTGATCTCGCCGAGCAGCGCGGCGTCGGAGCGCAGGGTCGCCGCCTCCGCGGCGGCGGGCAGGTCCTCCTCGCCGATGCCGAGCTCCTCGGCCACGCTCACCGAGTGGCTGACCGCCGCCGGGCCGTCGGCCTGCGCGACGCGGTCGCCGATCGAGAGCGAGCCGAGGCCCACGGCGCCCACGAGCGCGGCGGCGAGGTAGCAGGCCGGGCGGCGGTGCGGCGTCCGCAGCAGCCGGGCGATCGCCCGGTGCCGGCCGTGTCCGGCGGCGACGGTGACGGGGACCCGTTCGGCGGCACCGGCCTCGTCGGCGACACCCGCGGGGAGCTCGACGGGGTCGGCCGCGACGGCGGCCAGCGCCTGGGCGTCGGCGGCCCCGTTCAGCCCGGCGAGGTCGGTCACCGGCTCGGCGGAGCGCACCTCCTGGACGACGTCGGCGGTGTCGGCGACGTCGGCGGTGTCGGCGACGGCGGCGGGATCGACGGCGACGTTGCCGGTCACCACGACGGTGCGGACCTCGAGGTCGGCTGCGGGTGTCGCTGCGGTCGCGCTGCGCCGGTACGGCGTCGGTCGCGACGGGGGGCTCGGGCGGCGGGCGGGCCGGGACCCGGGACGGGGCTCCCCGGTCGGCGACGTCTCCCCCTGACGTCGGTACGGGGTGGGCCTCGAGGCCCCCGCGGCGTCGGCGGGTCGCCGGTCGGGCGGCGCCGCCGCTGCCGTCCGGAGGGGGGTGCCGGCCGCGGGGTCGGCTGCCGTCCCTCCGTCGAGGAGGCGGTCGGGGTGGAGCTCGGTCATACACCTGGCTTCCGTCGGGGACAGGACGTCGTGCTGTGCCGGGGGAGCGGACGGGGCCCATGTAAACACGCCGTAACCGTTCCGTGATCTGGAGACCTGGGTACGGAGGGCCGGTTCTGTGGCGCGGGCCACGGAACTGCACGGTTGTCGTTCGACACGGTGTCGATCCGGTCTCACGCAGCGTGAGGGACGCGCCGGTCGAGCGTCGAACCAGGAGCGACGAGGCCCACAGCGGGCACGAGGGCCCTGGACACCCCGTCCGACGCCGTCCCTGCTCACGACCCGAGGAGAGGTCTCTCGTGCGCGCAGTCACCTGGCACGGACGTGCCGACGTACAGGTGGACACCGTCCCCGACCCGACGCTGCAGGAGGACACCGACGTCGTCGTCGAGATCACCTCCAGCGGCATCTGCGGGTCCGACCTGCACCTGATCGAGGTGATGGCGCCGTTCATGACGGAGGGCGACGTCATGGGCCACGAGCCGATGGGCGTCGTCCGGGAGGTCGGCTCCGCGGTGACCGCCGTGCGGCCCGGCGACCGGGTCGTCGTCCCGTTCAACATCTCGTGCGGGACCTGCTGGATGTGCTCGCAGGGCCTGCAGTCGCAGTGCGAGACCACGCAGAACCGCGAGCAGGGCTTCGGCGCCTCGCTGTTCGGCTACACGAAGCTCTACGGGCAGGTGCCCGGCGGGCAGGCCGAGTACCTGCGGGTGCCCTTCGGCAACACGCTGCCGATCAAGGTCCCCGACGGCCCGTCGGACGACCGGTTCGTCTACCTCTCCGACGTCCTGCCCACCTCCTGGCAGGCGGTCCAGTACGCCGCGACGCCGCCCGGCGGCACGCTGCTCGTGCTGGGGCTCGGGCCGATCGGCGACATGTGCACGCGCATCGCCTCGCACCTGGGCCTGCGGGTGGTCGCCTCCGACGTCGTCCCCGAGCGGCTGGCGCGGGCCACCGCGCGCGGCACCGAGGTCATCCGCTCCACCGACCAGGACGACGTCGTCGGCGAGATCCGCGAGCTGACCGACGGCCGCGGCGCCGACGCGGTCATCGACGCCGTCGGCATGGAGGCGCACGGCTCCCCCGGCGCCCGGCTGGCGCAGAAGGCCACCGCGGTGCTGCCCGACGCGCTCATGGAGCAGGTGATGAAGGTGGCCGGCATCGACCGGCTGGCCGCGTTCAACACCGCGATCGAGGCGGTCCGCCGCGGCGGCACCGTGTCGCTGTCGGGTGTCTACGGCGGTGCCACCGACCCCGTTCCGCTCATGCGGATGTTCGACAAGCAGATCCAGCTGCGGATGGGGCAGGCCAACGTCTGGCGGTGGGTGCCCGACATCCTGCCGCTGCTGGTCGACGGCGACCCGCTCGGCGTCGACGACTTCGCCACCCACCGCGTGCCGCTCGAGCAGGCGCCGCAGGCCTACGCCGACTTCCGCGAGAAGAAGGACGGCGCGGTCAAGGTGCTGCTGCAGCCCTGACCCGGCTGTGACCACACCCACCGGCCGTGCGGGGCATGTCCCGCCCGGCCGGTGGCTTGCTCCTCCGTAGGACATCCCGGACGACGACGTCCGCGCTCCTCCGTCCGCCTCGTCGTCCCCCTGGAGTCCCCCGTGCCCCGTGGCCTGCTCGCGCTCGCGATCGGCGCCTTCGGCATCGGCACCACCGAGTTCGTCGTCATGGGCATGCTGCCCGAGATCGCCGGCGGCCTCGGCGTGTCGGTGTCGGCCGTCGGCCTGCTCATCTCGGCCTACGCCGTCGGCGTCGTCCTCGGCGCCCCGACGCTCACCGCCCTCGGCGTGCGCTTCTCGCCCCGCCAGACGCTGGTGGCGCTGATGGTCGTCTTCGTCGTCGGCAACGCGCTGTCGGCGGTGGCGCCCACCTACGAGACCCTCGCCGCGGCGCGGGTGCTCACGGCGCTGGCGCACGGGTCGTTCTTCGGCGTCGGCGCGGTCGCCGCGCGCAGGCTGGTCCCCCCGGAGCGGGCCACCCAGGCCATCTCGCTGATGATCTCCGGCCTGACGCTGGCGAACGTGATCGGCGTCCCGCTCGGGACGTTCGTCGCCCAGCAGCTGAGCTGGCGCCTGGTGCTCGGCGCGATCGCCGTCATCGGCCTGGTGACCATCGCCGGGCTGCTGGCCTGGCTGCCCGCGGGCACCGGGGAGCGCGGCGACCTGCGGGCCGAGCTCGCCGCCTTCCGCCGCCCGCAGGTGTGGCTGGTGCTCGCCCTGACGATGGTCGGCTTCGCGGCGCTGTTCGCCGTCTACAGCTACGTCAGCCCGATCCTCACCGAGCTGGCCGGCCTGCCCGAGGGCTGGGTGACCCCGGTGCTCGCGCTGTTCGGCGTCGGCACCACGGTGGGCACGCTGGCCGGTGGGCGGCTGGGCGACCGGTTCGGCTTCGCCTTCGTCGCCGTCGGGCTGTTCGTCACCGCGCTGCTGCTGGGCACCTTCGCCGTCCTCGCCCGCACGCCCGTGGCCGCCGTGGTCCTGCTGGTGCTCTTCGGCGCGGTCTCGTTCGCGATGGGCCCGGTCGTGCAGAACGGCGTCATCGAGGCCGCGCGCGTGCGCGGCGGCAGCCTCGTGTCGGCGGCCAACCAGGCGGCGTTCAACGTCGCCAACGCGATCGGTGCGGCGCTCGGCGCCCTGGTCATCTCCCTCGACCTCGGCTACGCCGCGCCGATGTGGGTGGGGGCGGGCCTCGCCCTCGTGGGCAGCGGACTGGCGCTGGTCGTCCGGCGTGCCGACCGGCGGGAGACCGCGCGGGTGGCGGCCGACGTCCGTGCCTGGCGGACCGAGGTGGCCGGCCGGCTCGACCGGGCCGCCTGAACCGGGGTTCGATCGCGCACGACGGGTAGGAGGTGGTCATGACGACGACGACCGCCGAGCGGTCAGGACAGTTCACCCTCGGGGACCGCCCGGTCCACCGGCTCGGCTACGGGGCCATGCAGCTGGCCGGACCGCACGTGATGGGCCCGCCGGCCGACCGGGAGGCCGCCGTCGCCGTCCTGCGCCGTGCCGTGGAGCTCGGCGTGGACCACATCGACACCAGCGACTACTACGGCCCGCACGTGACCAACGAGGTCATCCGCGAGGCGCTGCACCCCTATCCCGAGCAGCTGACGATCGTCACCAAGGTCGGTGCCCGGCGGACGCCGGAGGGCGAGTGGCCCGAGGCGCTCTCCCCCGACGAGCTCAGGCAGGCCGTGCACGACAACCTCGACCACCTCGGCCTCGACGTGATCGACGTGGTGAACCTCCGGATGCCCGGGTTCGCCGCGCCGGTGGAGCGCTCGCTCGCCGAGCCGTTCGAGACGCTGGCCGAGCTGCAGCAGCAGGGACTCATCCGTCACCTCGGCGTCTCCAACGTGACGACGCAGCAGTTCGCGGAGGCGCGCGCGATCGCGCCGGTGGTGTGCGTGCAGAACCACTACAACCTCGTGCACCGCGAGGACGACCCGATGGTCGACGCGCTGGCCCGCGAGGGCGTCGCCTACGTGCCGTTCTTCCCGCTGGGCGGTTTCTCGCCGCTGCAGTCGGCGGCGCTGGAGACCGTGGCACGGCGGCTGGAGACCACGCCGATGCAGGTGGCGCTGGCCTGGCTGCTGGCGCGCTCGCCGAACGTCCTGCTCATCCCGGGGACGTCGTCGGTGGCGCACCTGGAGGAGAACCTGCAGGCCGCCGCGCGGGTGCTCGGGCCGGCCGAGATGGCGGAGCTCGACCGCATCGGCGGCACCGGGGAGCCCGACGTCGACCTCTGAGCCCGGACGGCGGATCCGGCCCTTCCCGCCGCTCAGGCCCGCCCCACCCCCGCCCCGACCGGGCCGAGCACCCGGTCGAGGTGGGCGTTGGCGAACACGCCGGCCGGGTCGAGCCGGTCCCGCAGCGCGGTGAACTCGCCGAAGCGCGGGTAGCGGCCGGCCAGGGCGGCGGCGTCGAGGCCGTGCAGCTTGCCCCAGTGCGGGCGCCCGCCGGCCGCGCCGGCGATCGCCTCGAACGCCGCGAACCACCCCCCGGAGGGACCTCGGGCGGGCAGGTGGACGGCGACGTAGGCGGTGTCGCGCCCGGAGGCGGTGGACAGCGGGACGTCGTCGGCGGCGGCGACGCGCACCTCCACCGGGAAGGGCACCCGCTCCGCCCCTGCGTCGGCCACCCGCCGCAGCTCGGTCAGCACCTGCGGGGCCGCCTCCCGCGGGATCGCGTACTCCATCTCGCGGAACCGGACCCGGCGACGGGAGACGAACACCCGGTGCGCGACGTCGGTGTAGGTCCGCGCGCCCAGGGCACCGGCGGAGAGGCGGGCCAGCGGCGGCACCAGCGCGGGAACCCGGCGGCCGGCCGCGACGACGGCCGCGAACCCCGCGTTGGCCAGCACCTCGTCGTCCCAGAACGCGCGGGCCCGGCCGAGCGGGGCGACCTCGCTGATCGGCACCCGGGTGTTGTGCTTGGTCAGGCAGCGGTCGGTGTGCGGGAACCAGTAGAACTCGACGTGGTCGGTGGCGGTCACGACCTCGTCGAAGGCCTCCACCAGGTCGGGCAGCCGGGCCGGCCCCTCCTCCGCGCGCAGGGCGAAGGCCGGCACCGCCTGCAGCGTCACCGTGCTGAGCACGCCGAGGGCGCCGAGTCCGATGCGCGCGGCGGAGAACACCTCGGCGTGCTGGTCCCGAGCGCAGCGCAGCACGGTCCCGTCGGCGGTCACGAGCTCCAGCGCGCGCACCTGGCCGGCCAGGCCGCCGAAGCGGGCGCCGGTGCCGTGCGTGCCGGTGGACAGCGCCCCGGCGACGGTCTGCCGGTCGACGTCGCCGAGGTTGGTCAGCCCCCACCCGCGGGCGGCGAGCTCCGCGGTGAGCCGGTGCAGCGGCATCCCCGCCTGCACGGTCACCAGCCCGTCGTCGTCGACCCCGACCAGCCCCGCGTGGTGGTGCAGCGCCAGGGCGACGTCCTCCGGGCGGCCGATCCCGCTGAAGGAGTGGCCGCTGCCGAGCGCGGTGACCCGCCGGCCGGCCGCCGCGGCCGCCCGCACCTCGGCGGCGATCGCCTCCGTCCCGGCCGGGGCGACGACGGTCAGGCCGCTCGCGCGCTGGTTGCCGGCCCAGTTGCGCCAGGTGCCGGTCACGGTCGCCCTCCTCCGGTGTCCGCGGCAGTGTGTCGGCTCGCGGGGAGCGAGTCGAGGCCCGCGGCGCTTGCCCCGGCGCGCCGCCGGACGGGAGGCTCCGGGACCGTGACCTCGGCACGTGCCCGGCTCGACGCCGCGACGGCGGACCTCGACCCGCCGCTCGCCGTCCTCGACCTCGACGCCCTCGACGCCAACGCCGCCGACCTCACCCGCCGCGCCGGCGGGCGGCCGATCCGCGTGGCGAGCAAGTCGGTGCGCAGCCGCGCGGTGCTGCGGCGCGTGCTGGCCCGGCCGGGGTTCGCCGGCGTGCTCGCCTACACGCTGGCCGAGGCGCTGTGGCTGGCCGGCGGGGACGACCCCGTGTGCGACGACGTCGTCGTCGGCTACCCGACCGTGGACCGGGCGGCGCTGCGCCGACTGGTCGCCGACCCGGCGCTGGCGGCCCGCGTGACCCTGGTGGTCGACTCCCCCGACCACCTCGACACCGTCGACGCGGTGGCCCTCCCCGGGAGGCGCCCGCCGGTGCGGGTCTGCCTCGACCTCGACGCCTCGCTGCGGGCCGCCGGCGGCCGGGTGCACGTCGGCGTGCGCCGCTCCCCCGTGCACGACCCGGCCGGCGCGGCGGCGCTGGCGCGGGCGGTGTGCGACCGGCGCGGCTTCACCCTCGTGGGACTGATGGCCTACGAGGCGCAGGTCGCCGGCGTGCCGGACGCGCCGCCCGGCCGCCCGCTGCGCGGCCTCGCGGTGCGCGGTGTGCAGGCGCTGTCGGTGCGCGAGCTGGCCGGACGGCGGGCGGCGGCGGTGGCCGCGGTGTCGGCGGTGGCGCCCCTGCGGTTCGTCAACGGCGGCGGCACCGGCAGCCTCGAGCGGACCGCCGCCGACCCCGCCGTCACCGAGCTCGCCGCGGGCTCGGGCCTCTACCAGCCGACGCTGTTCGACGGCTACCGCGCGTTCCGCGGCCGGCCGGCCCTGCTGTTCGCGCTGCCGGTGACCCGCCGTCCGGCGCCCGGGACGGTGACCGTGGCCGGCGGCGGGTGGATCGCGTCGGGGCCGCCCGGGGCCGACCGGCTGCCCCGCCCCGTGCACCCGCCCCGCCTGCGGCTGCTCGGCACCGAGGGCGCCGGGGAGGTGCAGACGCCCCTGCGCGGGCCGGACGCCGACGCGCTGCGGGTGGGCGACCGCGTCTGGTTCCGCCACGCGAAGGCCGGCGAGGTGTGCGAGCACGTCGACGTCCTGCACACCCTCGCCGGCGACGCGCGCAGCGGCGCCGTCCCCACCTACCGCGGCGAGGGCCGGGCGTTCTGACCGGCACGAACGGCGATCTGCCCCGTTCTAGTCGGCGTCGTTGGCGAGGAGGGCGCGGGCCTCGGCCGCCTCGTCCTCGGTGAACCCGCCCGAGCCGTCGGAGCGGCCGACCTGGGTGTCGATCCAGCGCCGGTGCGCCTCCCACGCCGACTGCCGGGTGGCGCCGAGCGCGCGGCCGATCTGCGCCCAGGACGCCCCCGTCGTCCGCGCCGTGCGCACGGTGAGCTGCCGACCCTGGGCCGCGCGCCGGGCGATCACCTCGCCGAGCGCCAGCAGCTCCAGTGCCTCGTCCCGGGTGAGCGGCCGCGGGCCGTCCGGGTCGTCGGGGTCGGCGAGGGAGTCCCGGGCGCGCAGCTCCTCGTAGCGCCGGACGGCGCTGCCGAGGGTGTGCCGCCGTTCGAGGTCGTCGACGTCCATGACCCAGCGTCCGTCAGGCTGCCCTGACAGTCAAGCCGGCCTGACGGACGCTCAGCGGGCGCGGGCCACCCGCGTCTCGTCGAACACCGGCTCGGCGGACTCGTAGACCCGCCCGTCGGCGCCGAAGACGAGGAACCGGTCGAAGGACCGGGCGAACCAGCGGTCGTGGGTGACGGCGAGGACGGTCCCGTCGAACGCGGCCAGGGCCTCCTCCAGCGCCTCGGCCGACAGGACGTCGAGGTTGTCGGTGGGCTCGTCGAGCAGCAGCAGCGTGGCGCCCGACAGCTCGAGCATCAGCACCTGCAGCCGCGCCTGCTGCCCGCCCGACATGGTGCGGAACGGCTGGTCGGCGGCGTCGGTGAGCCCGTAGCGGCGCAGCGCGGCCATCGCCCGGCCGCGATCGACGCCCGGGCGGCCCGGCTCGCCGTGCCACAGCAGGTCCACCGGCGTGCGGTCCAGCCACTCCGGGTGGGCGTGGGTCTGCGCGAACATGCCCGGGACCACCCGCGCGCCGAGCCGCCAGGACCCGGTGTGCGCGACGTCGGCTCCGGCCAGCAGCCGCAGGAAGTGCGACTTGCCCGCGCCGTTGGCGCCGAGGACGCCGACCCGGTCGCCGTACCAGACCTCCAGGTCGAACGGCCGCATCAGCCCGCTCAGCTCCAGCTGCTCGGCCATGACCGCCCGCACGCCGGTGCGCCCGCCGCGCAGCCGCATCGTCACCTCCTGCTGCGGAGGGCGGTCGGGAGGCGGGCCGGCCTTCTCGAACTTCGCCAGCCGGGTCTGCGCCGCGGAGTACCGGCTGGCCATGTCCGGGGAGTTGGCCGCCTGCTGCTGCAGCGTGCGCACCAGGTCCACCAGCCGCTGGTGCTCCTCCTCCCACCGGCGGCGCAGCTCGGCCATCCGCTCGTGCCGGGCGGCCCGCGCGTCGGGGTAGCCGGCCCACCCGCCGCCGTGCACCCACGCCGTCCGGCCCTCGACGGTCACCACCCGGTCGGCGACGGTCGCGAGCAGCTCGCGGTCGTGGCTGACGAACAGCACCGTCTTGCGCGTCTCGAGCAGCCGCTGCTCCAGCCACCGCTTGCCCGGGACGTCGAGGTAGTTGTCCGGCTCGTCGAGCAGCAGCACCTGCTCGGGCCCGCGCAGCAGCGCCTCCAGCGCCAGCCGCTTCTGCTCACCGCCGGACAGCGTGGACAGCTCGCGGTACTTGCACCGGTCGTAGGGGACGCCGAGAGCCGCCACGGTCACCGTGTCCCAGGTGACCTCGGCCTCGTAGCCGCCGACGTCGCCCCACTGCGCGAGCGCGCCGGCGTAGGCCAGCTGCGCGGGCTCGTCGTCGGTCTCCATGAGGGCGAGCTCGGCGGCCTCCAGGGCGTCCCACGCGGCCCGCACCGCCGGGGCGGAGAGGTCGACGAGGAAGCGCTGGACGGTGGTGTCGTCGCGCACCGAGCCGATGAACTGCCGCATGACGCCGAGCCCGCCGCTTCGGGCGACGGTGCCGGCCTCGGGGACGAGGTCGCCGGAGACGATCCGCAGCAGCGTCGTCTTCCCGGCGCCGTTCTCCCCGACCAGCGCCGCCCGGGCGCCGTCGCCGACCCGGAACGAGACGTCGTCCAGCAGCACCCGGCCGTCCGGCAGCGTGTGCCGGACCCCGCTCACGTCGACGTAGCCCACCCGGTCATCGTCCGGGGTGCGGCAACCGGATTCGGCGGGGGGTCAGCCGACCGACTGCAGCCGGGTGCGCGCGAGCCGCTCGACCATCTCCGGCAGCGCCGTCGCCGGGACGCCGCTGAGGTCCCGGCGGGCGGAGCGCACCACGCGACCGACGACCTGGGGTCGCAGCCGCGTGCCGAACTCGTCCACCAGACGGGTGACGGCCTGCTCGACGGCGGGGTCGACGGGGAGCTGCTCGTGAAGCGTCATGGGCGCGCGGGACTCCTCGTGCGGTCCGTGCGAGGGGGACGGCCTCCACGGTGGCGTGCCGGGACCCGCCGATCCAGGGACCTAGGTCCCTCCCATGGGCGGCTCCGGCGTGTCGGTCAGGAGACGAAGAACGCGTTGCCGCCCGACGACGTGACCGCCGCGGCGTCCCGCACGAGGGCCGCGAGCTCTCCGGCGTCCACCCGGTCGAGGGAGGTGAAGCGGACGCAGCTCCTGCCGCAGGACACCTCCCCGAGCCGCCCGGCGCGGGCCTCGGGCAGGTACTCCCCGTCCACGACGGCGCAGACGTAGAGCGACAGGTGCCGCTTCTGCGCGGCCAGGGCGACCAGCGGCCAGCGGGTGGTCTCCCTCGCCGACCGCGGCCGGTAGGGCAGCAGCCCGTACCCCAGCACCTGCCCGGCGCCGGCCGGGACGAGTTCCCGGTCCAGCCCGGGCGCCGCCTCGCGCACCAGGGCGTCGACCCGCCGCAACTCGGCCTCGCGCGGCCCGGCCGCGGCGAACCACTCCTCGATCGGATCGGGCACGGCCGCCTCCTCAGTCCAGGGCGAGGGAGAGCACCGTCGCGCCGGCCGCCAGCACCATGGCGAGCACGATCACCGCGGCCACCAGCCGCCGTCGCCGCTCGGCACCGGGGCCACCGGCCCCGCCCATCCCCATCACGGCTCAGACGCTAGCGCCGGGGGACGACGGTCGGCGTCCCCACAGCAGGGTGTCCAGCGCGGTCCCGGCGGGCGTCTCCCGCGGCACCGTGGCGAGCCGGTCGACGTCGAGCAGGCCGGCGACCGGGGCCAGCCGGCGCGGGCTGTGCAGGATCGCCGGGTCCTGCGGCCCGCCCACGCCGTGCGCGAGGTTGTCGACGTCGTGGCCGAGCAGCAGGAACCGCCCGCCCGGCCGCAGCCAGCCCACCGCCCGGCGCAGCAGGTCGGTCATCGGCGGGTCCGGCAGGTGCAGGTACGCCACCAGCACGAGGTCCAGCGACCCCGGCGGTGCGGACCACCCGGTGACGTCGGCGGTCACCCAGGTGACCCGGTCGGCGCCGGCCTGGGCCCGCCCGCGCGCCAGGCCGGTGGCGGAGAAGTCGACGGCGGTCGCCCGCCAGCCGAGGCGGGCCAGCCACAGCGCGTGCCGCCCCTCCCCCGCGGCCACGTCCGCGGCGTCGCCCGGCGGGAGGTCCTGCACCAGCGAGGCGACGAGCGGGTTGGGCTCTCCCGACCACTGCTGCCGCTCGGCGTAGCGCGCGTCCCAGTCCCCGGCCTGCACGCGCCGCAGTCTGTCAGTGCCGGGGTGCGCGGAGCCGGGGCGGGACCAGGCTGGAGCGGTGCCCCGCGTCCGGCTCGTCCCCTTCCAGCCGGAGCACCTGCCCGCCGTGCTGCCCTGGTTCGACGACCCGGAGACGCAGCGCCGGCTGGGCGGGCGCGAGTGGCCGCAGCGCGAGTTCGCGCTCAGCACGGCCGCCCGGGACGAGGAGTTCCGCGGCCGCCGGGTGCTGCGGGCCCACAGCTTCGTCGCGCTCGACGACGCCGACCGCCCGGTGGCCCAGATCGGCGGGGACGTCTACGACCGCTGGACGCTCTGGGACCCCGCGGCCGAACGGGTGGTGGAGGTCCTCGAGCGCCGCACCATGGGCTCGGCCTACGTCGTCGCCCCGCCGTGTCGCGGGCACGGGTACGGCAGCGCGACCCTGCGGGCGCTGGTGGCCGCCCCGGAGACCGCCGACGTCGAGCAGTTCGTCCTGGGCGTCGAGCCGGACAACGCGGCGAGCCTGCGGGTGGCCGCCGCCGCGGGCTTCACCCCGCTCACCACCGAGCCCGACACCGAGGACATGGTCTACCTGCACCTCGTGCGCTGACGGCAGGATGCCGGGCGTGCCCGCCGCCGCCTCCGACGTCGACGACCTCGTCCTGCACGGCCCCCGCGTCCTCGGGTTCGCCTCCACCGGCCGGATCGCCGCCCACTACGGTCTCGACCCCGACGACGTCGAGGACCACCTGCTCGGCCACGGCGCCCGCGGCTGGGTGGGCACCGCCTCCTTCGACGGGACCTCCGGCTGGTTCCTCACCGCCGAGGGCCGGGCCGAGGACGAGCGCCGGATGAGCGCCGAGCTCGAGCGGACCGGTGCCCGCGAGATCGCCGGCGCGGCGTACGCGGACTTCCT from Geodermatophilus normandii includes these protein-coding regions:
- a CDS encoding GNAT family N-acetyltransferase, translating into MPRVRLVPFQPEHLPAVLPWFDDPETQRRLGGREWPQREFALSTAARDEEFRGRRVLRAHSFVALDDADRPVAQIGGDVYDRWTLWDPAAERVVEVLERRTMGSAYVVAPPCRGHGYGSATLRALVAAPETADVEQFVLGVEPDNAASLRVAAAAGFTPLTTEPDTEDMVYLHLVR
- a CDS encoding three-helix bundle dimerization domain-containing protein, whose translation is MTLHEQLPVDPAVEQAVTRLVDEFGTRLRPQVVGRVVRSARRDLSGVPATALPEMVERLARTRLQSVG
- a CDS encoding DUF1801 domain-containing protein, whose amino-acid sequence is MPDPIEEWFAAAGPREAELRRVDALVREAAPGLDRELVPAGAGQVLGYGLLPYRPRSARETTRWPLVALAAQKRHLSLYVCAVVDGEYLPEARAGRLGEVSCGRSCVRFTSLDRVDAGELAALVRDAAAVTSSGGNAFFVS
- a CDS encoding class I SAM-dependent methyltransferase is translated as MQAGDWDARYAERQQWSGEPNPLVASLVQDLPPGDAADVAAGEGRHALWLARLGWRATAVDFSATGLARGRAQAGADRVTWVTADVTGWSAPPGSLDLVLVAYLHLPDPPMTDLLRRAVGWLRPGGRFLLLGHDVDNLAHGVGGPQDPAILHSPRRLAPVAGLLDVDRLATVPRETPAGTALDTLLWGRRPSSPGASV
- a CDS encoding ABC-F family ATP-binding cassette domain-containing protein, translated to MGYVDVSGVRHTLPDGRVLLDDVSFRVGDGARAALVGENGAGKTTLLRIVSGDLVPEAGTVARSGGLGVMRQFIGSVRDDTTVQRFLVDLSAPAVRAAWDALEAAELALMETDDEPAQLAYAGALAQWGDVGGYEAEVTWDTVTVAALGVPYDRCKYRELSTLSGGEQKRLALEALLRGPEQVLLLDEPDNYLDVPGKRWLEQRLLETRKTVLFVSHDRELLATVADRVVTVEGRTAWVHGGGWAGYPDARAARHERMAELRRRWEEEHQRLVDLVRTLQQQAANSPDMASRYSAAQTRLAKFEKAGPPPDRPPQQEVTMRLRGGRTGVRAVMAEQLELSGLMRPFDLEVWYGDRVGVLGANGAGKSHFLRLLAGADVAHTGSWRLGARVVPGMFAQTHAHPEWLDRTPVDLLWHGEPGRPGVDRGRAMAALRRYGLTDAADQPFRTMSGGQQARLQVLMLELSGATLLLLDEPTDNLDVLSAEALEEALAAFDGTVLAVTHDRWFARSFDRFLVFGADGRVYESAEPVFDETRVARAR